The Candidatus Neptunochlamydia vexilliferae genomic interval AGCTGCCACCACCGTCTACTGGGGCGATTGCAAAATTAACATCATCGACACTCCCGGACACGTTGATTTCACCGTAGAAGTGGAGCGTTCCCTCCGCGTTCTCGATGGAGCGGTTGCTGTCTTTAGTGCTGTCGACGGCGTTCAACCCCAATCGGAAACGGTCTGGCGTCAAGCTGTCCGTTACAACGTTCCCAGAATCGCCTTCATCAACAAAATGGACCGCGTCGGAGCCGACTATTTCTACTGCATCGACAGCATGAAAGAAAAGCTCGGGGCAAATGCGATCGCTGTCCAGTGTCCGATCGGAGCCGAAAACGACTTCCTCGGAATGGTCGACCTTGTCTCGATGAAAGCTTACGTCTTTAAAGATGAAACCCTCGGCGCAGAATTTGAAACCACCGACATCCCCGAAGATCTTAAAGAGAAATGTGCAGAAATGCGGACAACACTTCTCGATGAACTTGCGACTATCGATGACTCGAATGAAGAGTTCATGATGAAGGTCCTCGAAGACCCAGACTCCCTTGACCCTGATGAGATTCATGCCGTCATCCGTAAAGGGGTTTGCACCAATAAAATTAACCCTGTCCTGTGTGGAACAGCTTTCAAGAACAAAGGGGTCCAACCCCTTCTTGATGCGATCACCAAATGGATGCCCTCACCTCTTGATCGAGGAACGATTAAAGGGATGGATGCCGACTCTGAAGAAGAGCTTCTCCTGGAACCTTCTGACGATAGTCCCCTTGCCGCCCTTGCCTTTAAAGTCGTGACCGACCCTTATGTCGGAAGGCTGACCTTCGTCCGTGTCTACTCCGGAGTCCTTGAAAAAGGGATGAATCTGATCAACACCACCAAAGGGAAAAAAGAGCGGGTTTCTCGTCTTCTCGAAATGCACTCCAACCAACGAAAAGATCGGAATGAGTTCTTTACCGGAGATATCGCAGCCGTTATCGGACTTAAAAACTCTGCAACAGGAGATACCCTGTGTGGTGAGAATAATCCCCTTCTCCTCGAGAAGATGGAATTCCCCGAACCTGTGATTTCGATGGCCATCGAGCCTAAGTCTAAGGGAGACCGAGAAAAACTCTCTGTTGCTCTAGGTTCTCTTTCAGAAGAAGACCCCACCTTCCGCGTCAGCACTAATGAAGAGACAGGACAAACCATCATCTCAGGAATGGGAGAGCTCCACCTCGAGATCCTTAAAGATCGGATGATGCGCGAATTTAAAGTCGAAGCGAGTGTGGGTAAACCACAAGTCTCTTACAAAGAAACCATCACCGCTCCAGGCAAAACCGATACCAAGTTTGTCAAGCAATCAGGTGGACGGGGACAATATGCCCACGTTTGTCTGGAGATTGAGCCCAATGAAACAGGGAAAGGAAATGAAGTCGTCAGCAAGATTGTTGGCGGTGTCATTCCGAAAGAATACATCCCCGCCTGTATGAAAGGGATCGAAGAGGGACTTTCCAATGGAGTCCTTGCAGGATATAACCTTGTTGACGTCAAAGTCTCGATTGTCTTTGGATCATTCCACGAGGTCGATTCGAACGAGATGGCCTTTAAGATTTGTGCTTCGATGGCGATTAAAGACGCTGCAAAAAACAGTAAGCCGATCATCCTCGAACCGATCATGAAGGTCGTTGTCACCACTCCTGAAGAGTTCTTAGGAGACCTTATCGGTGACATCAACCGACGGCGTGGAAAGATCATGAACCAAGGAAACGAACGGGGGATCGCGATCATCGACTGTGAAGTTCCCTTGAGTGAAATGTTCGGTTACTCGACAACGATCCGCTCTCTCAGTACAGGGCGCGCCAGCTATACCATGGAACCCAGCCACTTCGAAAAGGTTCCTGCAAAAATTCAAGAAGAAATCATGAAGAAATAGGAAAAAGAGATCCATGTCAAAAGAAACCAAAGCTAAAGTCAAAGAACCCGCAAGAAAAAAGATACGGATCCGCCTTAAGGGATACGACCAACGGGTCCTCGACCGCTCGACCGCCGACATCGTTGAAACGGCCAAGAGAACAGGTGCCCGCATCGTCGGCCCTATCCCTCTTCCTACCAAGCGGGAGATCTACACCGTTCTCCGCTCTCCTCACGTTGACCGAAAGTCACGCGAGCAGTTCGAGATCCGGACCCACATCCGCCTGCTTGATATCCACAACCCAACCATCGACACGATCGATAAGCTCAAGGTCCTTCCGGTTGCCGCTGGAATCGACATTAAAATTAGGGCCTAAACATGGACATTATGTTACATCTAAAAATAGACAGCAACCTGATCGGCTGTCTCAATCCATAAGCGGCCGCACAAATTTTGCAGACCGCTAAGCGAGTTTACGCGCTTCAAACAAAACTTTATGTGGGTTTAGGAATGTTTTCTACTCTTGGCTTTGCAAGAGAGATATATTTAATAAATATGGATTCTGAAAAGACTCCTAAAAAAGATCAAGACTCCAATCACAATATGAAACCTGAAAAAGTATTCGGCTATCTGCTTTTCATAGCTAGCGCTTGTGGAATAATTTGGGCATTAGGGGCTGGCATTTCTCTTATTTCTCAAAAAAAAGACTTTTAATCAGATCGTTCTTCCTCAGCTTGAGAAGATTGCTCAAGGAAAATAGCCTAATAGTCGGGGTAAGGGGTGTCTGAGTAGATCGCCTCGAAAGGGGGCGGATTGGAAAGTTTCATATACTTTCCGATCACTTTCCCGTCCTCAATGACGATGTAGTAGCGACGCTGCTCGAT includes:
- the fusA gene encoding elongation factor G yields the protein MANKRPPQDQLSNVRNIGIMAHIDAGKTTCTERILFYSGRVHRIGEVHEGAATMDWMEQEQERGITITSAATTVYWGDCKINIIDTPGHVDFTVEVERSLRVLDGAVAVFSAVDGVQPQSETVWRQAVRYNVPRIAFINKMDRVGADYFYCIDSMKEKLGANAIAVQCPIGAENDFLGMVDLVSMKAYVFKDETLGAEFETTDIPEDLKEKCAEMRTTLLDELATIDDSNEEFMMKVLEDPDSLDPDEIHAVIRKGVCTNKINPVLCGTAFKNKGVQPLLDAITKWMPSPLDRGTIKGMDADSEEELLLEPSDDSPLAALAFKVVTDPYVGRLTFVRVYSGVLEKGMNLINTTKGKKERVSRLLEMHSNQRKDRNEFFTGDIAAVIGLKNSATGDTLCGENNPLLLEKMEFPEPVISMAIEPKSKGDREKLSVALGSLSEEDPTFRVSTNEETGQTIISGMGELHLEILKDRMMREFKVEASVGKPQVSYKETITAPGKTDTKFVKQSGGRGQYAHVCLEIEPNETGKGNEVVSKIVGGVIPKEYIPACMKGIEEGLSNGVLAGYNLVDVKVSIVFGSFHEVDSNEMAFKICASMAIKDAAKNSKPIILEPIMKVVVTTPEEFLGDLIGDINRRRGKIMNQGNERGIAIIDCEVPLSEMFGYSTTIRSLSTGRASYTMEPSHFEKVPAKIQEEIMKK
- the rpsJ gene encoding 30S ribosomal protein S10 gives rise to the protein MSKETKAKVKEPARKKIRIRLKGYDQRVLDRSTADIVETAKRTGARIVGPIPLPTKREIYTVLRSPHVDRKSREQFEIRTHIRLLDIHNPTIDTIDKLKVLPVAAGIDIKIRA